In Paenibacillus sonchi, a single genomic region encodes these proteins:
- a CDS encoding LysR family transcriptional regulator, whose protein sequence is MTLQQLRYAIEIANSGSMNEAAKRLFVSQPSLSNAIKELENELGITIFERNNRGISISAEGVEFLGYARQIIEQTEFMENRYTGKKRSPIYFSVSTQHYPFVVDAFVKLMKENKVTEYNFSLRETQTYEIIEDVRTLRSDLGILYINEGNYKVMNKLFSDGNLKFTPLFNTNPHVYVRAGHMLAGKELITLEDILSYPYITFEQGENNSLHFSEEMLSFTQIEKNIQVTDRATLTHLLLGSDSYTVGTGIMDAELNGDGLVTIPFDSPEMFTVGWIAHKDRKPGEMMSAYIDILNDLVTRNNFDLKSFLL, encoded by the coding sequence TTGACATTGCAGCAGCTCCGCTATGCCATTGAGATTGCGAACAGCGGCTCGATGAATGAAGCGGCCAAAAGGCTTTTTGTCTCCCAGCCAAGCCTCTCCAATGCCATCAAGGAGCTGGAGAATGAGCTGGGGATTACGATTTTTGAACGGAACAACCGGGGCATCAGCATTTCTGCCGAAGGGGTGGAATTTCTGGGGTATGCCCGGCAGATTATCGAACAGACCGAATTTATGGAGAACCGGTACACCGGGAAGAAGCGCAGCCCGATTTATTTTTCCGTGTCTACCCAGCATTATCCTTTTGTCGTGGATGCTTTTGTCAAGCTGATGAAAGAGAACAAGGTGACGGAATACAACTTCAGTCTGAGAGAGACGCAGACCTATGAGATTATCGAGGATGTGCGGACGCTCCGCAGTGATCTGGGGATTCTCTACATTAATGAGGGCAATTATAAGGTGATGAACAAGCTGTTCAGCGACGGGAACCTGAAATTCACTCCGCTCTTCAACACCAATCCGCATGTGTACGTGCGGGCAGGCCATATGCTTGCCGGCAAGGAATTGATTACGCTGGAGGATATTCTCTCATACCCTTACATTACCTTTGAACAAGGCGAGAATAACTCCCTGCATTTCTCCGAAGAGATGCTCAGCTTCACCCAGATTGAGAAAAATATCCAGGTGACAGACCGGGCCACGCTGACCCATCTGTTGCTGGGCAGTGATTCCTATACGGTAGGTACGGGAATTATGGATGCTGAGCTGAACGGTGACGGGCTGGTGACGATCCCTTTTGACAGTCCTGAAATGTTCACCGTCGGCTGGATCGCTCATAAGGACCGCAAGCCCGGCGAGATGATGTCCGCCTATATCGATATTCTGAACGACCTGGTCACCAGAAATAATTTTGACCTCAAATCTTTTTTACTCTAA
- a CDS encoding DUF6985 domain-containing protein produces the protein MSQIEHQVFGLLNYDYGWKKNIVITMFGHEKLLTLSIDADIDAEFEDAQIIAYKFFFRNMNELLMNAEDEILKYYLEVIEEYRERLGEKFADKMAPVISSKEELSKLIEPKRLLFPMVFDERVRQVGLLLECTWEPEHGLAVKFEDEKIVEVGYQDIVL, from the coding sequence GTGTCACAAATCGAACATCAAGTTTTTGGTCTACTGAATTATGACTATGGATGGAAAAAAAATATTGTAATAACAATGTTTGGACATGAAAAATTGTTGACACTTTCGATTGATGCTGATATTGATGCTGAGTTTGAAGATGCTCAAATAATTGCTTATAAATTTTTCTTTAGAAACATGAATGAATTATTAATGAATGCGGAGGATGAAATTTTAAAGTATTATTTAGAAGTTATTGAGGAATATAGAGAAAGACTTGGGGAAAAGTTTGCTGATAAAATGGCACCTGTCATCTCAAGTAAGGAAGAACTATCCAAGTTGATCGAGCCGAAGCGATTATTATTCCCAATGGTATTTGATGAAAGAGTTAGACAAGTTGGTTTATTACTTGAATGTACTTGGGAACCTGAGCATGGTCTTGCTGTAAAATTTGAAGATGAAAAAATAGTAGAAGTAGGGTATCAGGATATAGTTCTCTGA
- a CDS encoding SMI1/KNR4 family protein, whose translation MNYENLSSLIQENSDESDFTSGITAEEVIRIESALNVEFPQSYKWFLENYGSGGLFGVDILGYGKSSPSVVSKTEKLRNLGMPYGYIVIEDCKEFFYCLDTTDISKGECSVISWDRISGFNGKRADNFYEFLFERLSDAKENWEED comes from the coding sequence TTGAATTATGAAAATTTAAGTAGTTTAATTCAAGAGAATTCTGACGAGAGCGATTTTACAAGTGGAATTACTGCAGAAGAAGTGATAAGAATTGAATCCGCCTTAAATGTTGAATTCCCACAAAGTTACAAATGGTTCTTGGAAAACTATGGTTCGGGCGGGCTGTTTGGCGTAGATATACTCGGTTATGGTAAATCTAGTCCTTCTGTTGTTTCAAAAACAGAAAAACTTCGAAATCTTGGAATGCCGTATGGCTACATTGTCATTGAGGATTGTAAAGAGTTTTTTTATTGTCTTGATACTACTGATATTTCGAAGGGGGAGTGTTCTGTAATATCTTGGGATAGAATATCAGGGTTTAATGGAAAACGTGCCGATAATTTTTATGAGTTCTTGTTCGAAAGACTTAGTGACGCTAAAGAGAATTGGGAGGAAGACTAG
- a CDS encoding SMI1/KNR4 family protein, giving the protein MTRFTETNGPLSMEQIEKFESKHGISLSEQYKGFLQEFNGGRPVPKMFKISDEQGPDIVRLFFGIGDMYGNLDENIKIYEDRLPIGFVPIGNDPGGNVICIGTDEEFAGKIYFWDHEEEPEDPDDMSNVYLLANSFSDFLEQMYENPDE; this is encoded by the coding sequence ATGACACGATTTACTGAAACAAATGGACCTCTTTCTATGGAACAAATTGAAAAATTTGAGTCAAAGCATGGAATTAGTCTCTCGGAACAGTATAAAGGTTTTTTGCAAGAATTTAACGGGGGGCGTCCGGTCCCAAAAATGTTCAAAATTTCTGATGAACAAGGACCAGATATCGTGAGACTGTTTTTTGGTATTGGGGATATGTACGGCAATTTAGATGAAAATATAAAAATTTATGAAGACAGATTGCCTATAGGATTTGTCCCAATTGGAAACGACCCTGGAGGGAATGTAATCTGTATAGGAACGGATGAAGAGTTTGCTGGTAAAATTTATTTCTGGGATCACGAGGAAGAACCAGAAGATCCTGATGACATGAGTAATGTGTACTTACTTGCAAATTCGTTTAGTGATTTTCTTGAGCAAATGTATGAAAACCCCGATGAATAG
- a CDS encoding phosphodiester glycosidase family protein, whose translation MNSSSLPQRSTVRKKKPVRKRKKKSFFRTLFRVFLFGIFLLLAAGGWLYFAPSAQNTRYLIADTLITTQHRYMAKYIIGEEELKERVTAYNQRFEHMGDEKDTHVIKEPAAEEQNKPLVEVEKVSGSGYTGYVMTVNDPTKVRLGVPNKIGSGEKVTSMVARTGAIAGVNGGGFADPNWKGNGFKPIGLVISQGKLFYNGLGGKKSTQIVGLDKQGKMIAGNYTLDELSKMGVQEAVTFQPRIIVNGKGLIKNAAEGWGIAPRTAMGQRADGALLFVVIDGRQPGYSIGANLYDVQQIMLKHGAVIAANLDGGSSTVLVKDNEIVNKPSSQYGERYLPTAFLVFEHPEQAKIRNIWEGLDPSKIDAGKKRSQ comes from the coding sequence GTGAACTCTTCATCATTACCGCAACGCTCTACGGTCCGCAAGAAGAAACCCGTGCGTAAACGCAAGAAAAAAAGCTTCTTCCGTACACTCTTCAGAGTCTTTTTATTCGGCATTTTTTTGCTTTTGGCCGCCGGGGGCTGGCTGTATTTTGCCCCGTCCGCCCAGAACACCCGTTATCTGATTGCAGATACGCTAATAACCACCCAGCACCGCTATATGGCGAAATATATTATTGGCGAAGAAGAACTGAAGGAACGTGTCACGGCATACAATCAGCGGTTTGAGCATATGGGAGACGAGAAGGACACCCACGTGATTAAAGAACCTGCAGCCGAAGAACAAAATAAACCGCTGGTTGAGGTAGAAAAGGTGTCAGGCAGCGGCTACACCGGATATGTTATGACGGTTAACGATCCGACCAAGGTCCGCCTGGGTGTGCCGAACAAGATCGGCTCAGGCGAAAAGGTGACCAGTATGGTGGCCCGCACAGGTGCAATTGCCGGCGTGAACGGCGGAGGGTTCGCCGATCCCAACTGGAAGGGCAACGGCTTCAAGCCGATTGGCCTGGTCATTTCGCAGGGCAAGCTGTTCTATAACGGCCTCGGCGGCAAAAAGTCTACACAAATTGTTGGCTTGGACAAGCAGGGGAAGATGATCGCCGGAAATTATACGCTGGATGAGCTGAGCAAGATGGGGGTACAGGAGGCAGTGACCTTTCAGCCCCGGATCATTGTCAATGGCAAAGGGCTGATCAAGAATGCCGCAGAAGGCTGGGGGATTGCGCCCCGGACCGCGATGGGGCAACGTGCCGACGGCGCACTGCTGTTCGTGGTCATTGACGGCAGACAGCCCGGATACAGCATTGGCGCGAACCTATATGATGTGCAGCAGATTATGCTGAAGCACGGAGCTGTTATTGCCGCTAACCTCGACGGCGGTTCATCTACGGTTCTGGTAAAGGACAATGAGATTGTGAACAAACCGTCCTCGCAATATGGCGAGCGCTATTTGCCCACCGCCTTCCTGGTGTTCGAGCATCCGGAACAGGCAAAGATCAGGAACATTTGGGAAGGGCTCGACCCGTCCAAGATCGATGCAGGTAAAAAGCGCAGCCAATAA